A region of Gracilinanus agilis isolate LMUSP501 chromosome 3, AgileGrace, whole genome shotgun sequence DNA encodes the following proteins:
- the LOC123239487 gene encoding zinc finger protein OZF-like has product MLENVQNLLFVGLPVPRENFNSCFQQGETPWLLEQEGPRSSCPDAETNFEVKKMCTKLSLLVEGCGTQRYMTDGLCDFILKENCDSNMKVNKNLKSDCEFDETSEKFSLYSVLNHHTKLTLGNESCQDNKCSKCFPEEVGLIQALEKSPEIPLYQHNLWGMAFSWHLDFNRHPKSKHVNMVSVSNKWRRPSSQNSEIAVDQLIHCGEKPYECEQGGKTFTQRCHLVTHHTVHTGEKPHECKQCGKTFKRKSTLAAHQRIHTGDKPYGCKQCGKAFTQRGCLTVHQRIHTGEKPYECTYCGKTFTFRSTLAEHQRIHTGEKPYECKQCGKAFKRRDSLARHQRIHTGEKLYECKQCGKTFTFRSNLAKHQRIHTGEKPYECKQCGKTFIRRDSLARHQRIHTGEKPYECKQCGKTFTERGQLARHQRIHTGEKPYECKQCGKAFKESGHLARHQKIHTREKSYEYKHSGKDFTQRGDLAVHQKIHTGEKSYECKHSGKTFTQRHNITLLKRFHNGEVF; this is encoded by the exons atgctggagaatgtgcagaatctaCTCTTTGTGG GGCTTCCAGTTCCTAGGGAAAATTTTAACTCCTGTTTTCAGCAAGGGGAAACACCATGGCTGCTAGAGCAAGAAGGCCCAAGGAGCTCCTGTCCAG atgCAGAGACTAATTTTGAAGTGAAGAAGATGTGTACAAAGCTGAGCCTTTTGGTGGAAGGATGTGGCACCCAAAGATACATGACTGATGgtctctgtgatttcattttgaAAGAAAACTGTGACTCTAAtatgaaagtaaataaaaatctaaagagTGACTGTGAATTTGATGAGACTTCAGAAAAATTCAGCCTATATTCAGTTCTAAATCATCATACAAAATTGACCCTAGGAAATGAGAGTTGTCAGGATAATAAATGCAGCAAATGCTTTCCTGAAGAAGTAGGACTTATTCAGGCCCTTGAGAAATCTCCTGAAATCCCCCTGTATCAACATAACCTATGGGGAATGGCCTTTAGCTGGCATTTAGACTTTAATAGACATCCAAAAagtaaacatgtaaatatggttTCTGTGAGTAATAAATGGAGGAGACCTTCCAGTCAGAACTCTGAAATTGCTGTAGATCAATTAATCCActgtggagagaaaccttatgaatgtgaaCAGGGTGGAAAGACTTTTACACAAAGGTGCCATCTTGTTACTCATCACAcagtccacactggagagaagcctcatgaatgtaaacagtgtggaaagactttcaaaaGGAAGAGTACTCtcgctgcacatcagagaatccacactggagataAACCTTATggatgtaaacagtgtggaaaggcttttacacagAGGGGCTGTCTTACTgttcatcagagaattcacactggagagaaaccttatgaatgtacataCTGTGGGAAGACTTTCACTTTTAGGAGCActcttgctgaacatcagagaatccacactggagagaaaccttatgaatgtaaacagtgtggaaaggcttttaaaagGAGGGACTCTCTTgccagacatcagagaatccacactggagagaaactttatgaatgtaaacagtgtggaaagactttcacttTTAGGAGCAATCTTgcaaaacatcagagaatccatactggagagaaaccttatgaatgtaaacagtgtggaaagacttttatacGGAGGGACTCTCTTgctagacatcagagaatccatactggagagaaaccttatgaatgtaaacagtgtggaaag ACTTTCACAGAGAGGGGCCAACTTgccagacatcagagaatccacactggagagaaaccctatgaatgtaaacagtgtggaaaggctttcaaagaGAGTGGCCATCTTGCCagacatcagaaaatccacactagAGAAAAGTCTTATGAATATAAACACTCTGGAAAGGATTTCACACAGAGGGGtgatcttgctgtacatcagaaaatccacactggagagaagtcatatgaatgtaaacacagtggaaagactttcacacagaGGCACAATATTACTTTACTTAAGAGATTCCACAATGGAGAGGTCTTCTGA